A single Lynx canadensis isolate LIC74 chromosome D2, mLynCan4.pri.v2, whole genome shotgun sequence DNA region contains:
- the LOC115526905 gene encoding olfactory receptor 6C75-like, with translation MMLWKEMPMEIGNGTTVQEFTLEGFPAIQHLGKVLFLVHLLAYLASITGNAVIVTITCADSRLQTPMYFFLSTFSFFECCFISAVIPKLLVIFLLGRQTISFLACFIQAFVYVYLGATGFFLITVMSVDRYTAICKPLHYPTIMNLKTCFLLVTACCVLAFLLITGLIVKVSQLSFCGPNVIPHFFCDLGSLIHLSCSNTRFVEMLAFVIALFIILTSLIITIIAYSNIVVTIVRLPSAKERQKAFSTCSSHFIVLSLIYSSCVFIYVKPKQTNRLDSNREAALVHTVVTPLLNPVIYTLRNKQVHQVLRETMCRMKISRQK, from the coding sequence ATGATGCTGTGGAAAGAGATGCCCATGGAAATAGGGAATGGGACCACTGTCCAAGAATTCACCTTGGAGGGGTTTCCTGCCATCCAACACCTGGGAAAGGTCCTCTTCCTGGTGCACCTGCTGGCCTACCTGGCATCCATTACAGGCAATGCTGTCATAGTCACCATCACCTGTGCTGACTCCCGGCTCCAGACACCTATGTACTTTTTCCTCAGCACTTTCTCCTTCTTTGAGTGTTGTTTCATAAGTGCTGTTATTCCTAAGTTGCTGGTCATCTTTCTTTTAGGCCGGCAAACCATTTCCTTTCTTGCCTGTTTCATACAAGCCTTTGTGTATGTATACCTCGGAGCCACAGGTTTCTTCCTCATAACAGTGATGTCTGTGGATCGGTACACAGCCATTTGCAAGCCTCTGCATTACCCAACCATCATGAACCTCAAGACTTGCTTCCTCTTGGTCACTGCCTGCTGTGTTTTGGCCTTCCTTCTCATCACTGGTCTGATAGTAAAGGTTTCCCAGTTATCGTTCTGTGGCCCCAATGTCATCCCCCACTTCTTCTGTGATCTTGGTTCCCTGATTCATCTCTCCTGTTCTAATACCAGGTTTGTTGAAATGTTGGCCTTTGTCATTGCTTTGTTTATCATTTTGACATCCCTTATCATAACCATCATTGCATACAGCAACATAGTAGTCACAATTGTGCGACTCCCATCAGCCAAGGAGCGACAGAAAGCTTTCTCCACCTGCTCCTCTCACTTCATAGTCCTCTCCCTGATATACAGCAGCTGTGTCTTTATATACgtgaaaccaaagcaaaccaacaGGCTGGACTCCAACAGGGAGGCTGCCCTTGTGCATACGGTGGTGACCCCGCTGTTGAACCCTGTCATCTACACTCTGCGGAATAAGCAGGTCCACCAGGTTCTGAGAGAGACAATGTGCAGAATGAAAAtatcaagacaaaaataa